TTAAACTTCCCTACTACATAGGTGCCCTTTCTGGATTGTTTGCAGTTTTGGGACATGTGTTTCCGATATTCCTTAATTTTAAGGGTGGGAGAGGCGCTGCAACTACCTTAGGTGTGCATCTTACAGTGCTATTTTCTTACCTAAAATTAGATGGGTTTTATGTATTCATTCCAATCCTCATAATATACCTCATACTCATCTTAGTAAGTAAGTCGCAAGTGGTAAGCCTATTTTTCCTTTATCCTGTGTATCCTATTTTACTATTTGTCTTTACGAAGGACTTTAAATTGCTCATAGTAAATATAATTTTCACAGTTTTGGTCGAATTTTTCGGGTTTCTAAATTTTAAAAGGGAATTTGATAGAGTCATAAGTATGAAAAGGAGTTCGTAATGAAGAAAAAAGATCACGGAAAATTAGTAAGTTTGCTTGTTTTGATTATCTTTGTCCTGGGTATTTTAAGCGGGATAATATACATTCGATCTAAAGAGGGGGAAACTATCTCGGTGAACTTGTATTTTTACGACCCAATTCCGAGAGAACTTGTCCCTGTAAAGCAAAACTATACTGGCTCTGTTGAAAGCGTTGCAAGAAAAGTATTTGAAACACTTAAATCACCGCAGGTATCATCATACTTTCCGACTATCCCAAAAGAATTAACCCTTGATTATGCAAAGTTTTCCGATGGAACTCTTACCGTAAACATTTTAACAAATGGAGTAAAGAAAAGTGAAAAGGAAGAATATATCGCATTTTTGAGCCTTGCAAATTCACTCAAGTCTATAAACGGGGTAAAAACTTTAAAAATCCTCGTCGATTCAAAGGAAAGCGATGTATTCCTGAGGTATGTGAATATAAATGAGGCGCTTACAAATCTTACTTCAACATTGCCAAAGTTCAGGGATGTATATCTATATTTCCTTACACCCAATTTGAATTACCTTGCAGTTGAAAAAAGAGAGATTTTGGACTCTCCAAGACCAGAAATACTTGCAATGAAAATACTTAGTGAACTCTCCTACGGCTCGAATATAGGGCTTGTGAGTTTGCTAAAGCCTGAATATATAAAAGGCATCGAATTAAAATCTGGAGGGCTTGCAGTTGTGAACCTGTCAAGCAAAATTAATGAACTATCGCTTGGAAGTTCAATTGCAAATCTTTTTGTTCTTTCTCTTGTAAACTCCCTTACTGAAATAAGAGATATTAATAAAGTGTCATTTTTAGTTGATGGCAATAGCGTAGATACCCTTTTTGGTGCAGTTGATGTTTCGCTTCCCATCCTTCGATTTAACAAAACTGGGGATACATCCTTTATAGTCCCCTATTATGTGCTCGATGTAAACGGGAATGCTACTTATGTTCCGGTTCCAATGCCTGTAAAGACGATTGAATTAACAAAAGCATTTGATGCACTTAAAAAGGAAACTAACTCTCTTAAGACATACTTAACGGATGTTGATATCTCAAAAATCGACCTGAACAATTACACGCTTAAAGTTATAATTACATCAAGGAAAGTTTTGAGTGCAGAGGAAATTGATTACATTAAAAACCAGGTTTTTTTGACTGCAATGGAGTTGCCAAATGTAAATACTCTTGATTTAACTATAGGAGAGGAGGCATTTATTTTAAAAAGATGAACATAATCGCAAAAGGCGTGTATGTTGAAGATAGGCTGCTTAAAGATCACGGAATTGTAGTCGAAGGTGGACGAATAAAGGACATACTTCCTAATAATGAAATTAAAGAAGGCGTTAAACAGTCTATTGATGGATTTATTTACCCCGCTTTTATTGAATCACACGCACATATTGGAGAAATTGCAAATGCCTTAGCACATATAAACGGGGAACATTTTGATTTTGATGATATTTTAAAAGAAGTAAACAAAAACGAAACTTCCTTCATATTCAATGTGAATTTCAACAAAATCACTATTGAACAATTCAAGCACCTTTTTAACCTCGATAGGAAAATTTTTATGCAAAGTAAGGATGAGCATTCTGTATTCGTATCAAAAAAGTTCCTTAAAAGCGCCTCAATAAACTATGAAAACATTGACAAAGATAGCCTCGGTTTTCTGGGCACGGAGTTTGTAGGTATCTTCAAGGACAATGCAATAAACTATGTTAAGGAAATAAAGGAAATTAAAATCGATGAAAGTGTCCTTAAAAAAGTTGAAGATTACTTTTTATCAAGAGGCATTGTGACCGTAACAAATTTCGATTTTTATATGAAGGATTACCTCAGGAATAGAAGAATTAGGGTAGTTCAAGGCATTCATAAAGATTACCTTGAGGAAGCAATAAAAGAGGGAATAAAAACGGGTGTTGGAGATGAAAATTTCACATACGGAGCGCTGAAGGTGTTTCTCGACGGATCGCTTGGTTCCCAAACCGCAAAGATGATTAATGATATGCCTTTCAAAGGATTGCTTGTTATGGAAGAAAGCGCTCTTCAAGATGTTGTAAAAAGGGCAAATGAAAACGGCATATCTGTTGCAGCACATGCAATTGGAAGCGAAGCAGTCCATATTGCCCTTGGTGCTTTTAATAAGTTTAGATACCTTACAAAACTAAACCGAATTGAGCACCTTCAATTTATTGATCCGCAGGATATCCCATTGCTAAGAGAAACGCCTTTTATACCATCGATGCAGCCAATACACGCAAAGGGAGATGTAGAGTTATACAAGAAGTATATGAATAGATTTAAATATGCTTACGCTTTTAACACGGTTTATAAAGAAAAGGGATTTGTAATCTTTGGGTCTGATGCACCTGTTGAAGATGCATCAGTTTTGAAAGGACTTGAATCCTCCGTAAATCACCCTATTTTTAAGGAGGAAAGTCTTCCACTTGCCGTTGCATTAAAGGCGTATACAGAATACGCAGGAATCTATAACTATGTGCCTGATAGAGGAATTATAAGGAGGAATTATCTTGCAGATTTTGCAATTTTGAAAAATGAAATTTTGGTAGATAATTTATTGGATAATGAAATAGTTGCAACAGTTAAGGGAGGGGAAATCGTATGGATGAAATAGAAACAAAAGTGCTTGCAACAGTTATTAAGGATAAGTACCTTTTAACAAGGGGGCTTGCAGAGGGACTTGAAAAAGGCTTATTTGAAATGCCCGAGGCAAGAACGCTTTTCGACTATATTGTTTCAAAATATTCAAAAAATGCAACTCAAATAGATATTGAATTATTAAAAGAATCGCTTCGGGAAGACGGCTTCTTAACAACCAAAATGAACGAATTAATATCGACCATACAGAAGGAAGAACCTCTTAACCTAGAAGGGCTATTTACATACATCGAAACGCTAAAACGAAGAGCAGGAGAAAAAACGCTCCTTAATATCGCAAGAAAAATAGAAGCATACATTGAATCAAAAGCAAAAAAAGAAGACCTTGTTGAATTCACAGGAAATATTATAAGCGAAATGAGAGAAGTAATTACTGGAAAGACAAAAAGAAAAATTCTTCCCTTAAGAAGTCAACTTATCCGATTTACTGCAGAACTTGAATCAAGGACAGGGGATGTTAACCCAATTCTTGGGTATTCGATTGAACCATTTAGTTGCCTTAATGAGAGCCTATCAGGAGCACGAAGAGGCTTTTACTATGCACTTGCTGGTGCTCCTCGTAGAGGAAAGACAAACCTCATGCTTAAATTGGCAACAAATATCGCTTTGAATGAAAAAATTCCAGTCCTATACTACTCGTATGAACAAACAGAAAGAGTGCTATTTCTAAGAGTGCTTTCCCAGGAAACATTAATCCCACCTTATCTTCTTGAAACGGAAAAGATTCTTGATGACCCAGAGTTATCAGAGAGATTTAACTATGGATACGCAAAAGTCGAGCAGTTTATGAATAATCTTTATCTAATTGAGGGAAGAAGAGAAGACACAATTAATAAGATAAGAAGCCACGCATTATCGGTAATGCAAGAGCACAATACGGACAAGGTTGCCATTTTTATAGATTATCTTCAGAAGGTACCAACAAACATACTTTATCAAGACCTTGCACAACAGGTTGATGAGGTTTCAGGTGCAATAGCAAACCTCTCAACGGAGTTAAACGCACCAATTTTTGCAATTTCATCATTCGATAAGGAAGGTGCAAAACTTGATACAGAAGATAGTAAGAATCGTCCTACTATGTTCAATTGCACAGGTGGAGGAGATATTGAATACGATGCCGATGTTGCAATGGTATTGACAAAGGACTTTAAAGACACAAATGTCCTCTACGAAAAAATATACAACGCTTCGAAAGAAGGACGTATAGACCCAAATAGAATTCCACATTTCGACATACTTAATCTTTACATAGATAAAAATAGGGATGCCCCATTTGGAGGAAATATAGTCATTCAATATCTTTTCCTTATTGAAGATAACACACTTGTTGAGATCGGCTATAAAGACATAGGCGAAGAGCGAACTTATGCAAAGATTTCAAAGATATTCGAGTGGATGCTTGAAAACGGATATCTTGTAAATATGAGATGAGAATAGCACTTGTAATAATAGGTGACGAAATTTTAGACGGGCTAAGGGAAGATAAAAATTTTAGAATTGCTCAGAATATCTTAGGGAAAACTAATAAGATTAGCACTGTAATATTTGTAAGAGATAACCTTGAAGAACTCAAAAAAACTTTACAGTGCGTAAAAGACCTCGCAGATGTAGTTATTACCTCGGGGGGATTGGGGCTTACACCAGATGATATAACGCTTAAAGCATTTTCGGTTGCTTTCAGCATTGAACTTATAAGAAATCCAGAGAAGAAAGAGGTTGCAAAGAAAAATATTGAAAGGGTTTCGGCGTTCCAATACAATAACTTTATTGATGAACTTGCAATAGGACTTTCAGGTAGCACCCCAATTGAAAACCCTGTGGGGGTTGCTGCTGGTGAAAAGATAAAAATTGATAATACAACATTCTACATCTTGCCAGGAGTTCCTAAGGAATTTGAGGCGATGGTTAAAATAATAGCAAATGAGTTTAAAAAAGATTTACAAGAGTCCAAAATAGAATACGAAGTTAACGAAAAAGAAGCAAACCTCATTAAAACCTTAAGAGACCTTGAGAAAAAATTTGGAATAAGAACTGCATCATATCCGCCTATTGAACAAGGTGAAAAGCTCAAAATAATACTTTACGGAAACGAGATTAAACTTAAGGAAGCAAAAAAGTATTTTGAAAGTGAATTGAAAGAGGCACAAATATACTTTGAAGAAAAAAGCCCCAGCCACACCTCGTAACCCCCACCTCAAAAGAGGTATTTGGGGTACTCTCTTCCACTAAAGGAAGAGTGTTTGAGGTTGTAGCCAGGGTAAGATAATTTTAGTAAAATTTCAGAAATTTGCAAACTTTTTTATAATATTGGGGTATGGAAAGCAAAGCATACGCAAAAATTAACTTAACACTTGAAATTACAGGTGAAAAAGGAGACTATCACACCATAGAATCTGTATTCCAGAAAATAGACCTCTTTGATGTCGTTTCGGTAAAGCTAAGTAAAGACGATAGCATTATTTTTTCTGAATCAATAAGAAATGTAACATCAACTGTTCATAAAGCACTTGAACTATTCAAGAAAAAGACAAATGTTAAAGAAAATTTTGAAATATATGTTGAAAAGCATATCCCTATGGGAAGCGGGCTTGGTGGTGGAAGTGCTGATGGTGCAGTAGCACTCTTACTTTTAAACTCCATTTACAAAAATATACTTTCCGTGAAGGATTTGCATGAGATAGCAAGCGCTGTAGGGTCTGATGTACCGTTCTTTCTTTACTCAAGTACTGCATGGGTAAAGGGCATTGGAGATATCATAATTGAAATACCAAATCTTAAAGAAATGTATTTTGTACTGGTACATCCACGATTTCACTTTAGCACAAAAGAAATGTACAGGCTTTACCACGAATATGGGAAATACTCAGATGGAAGCAAGACAAAGACACTTGTAGAAGTTATAAGTAGCGGAAATTATGATGCAAAAACAATTGATAAACTTTGCTATAACGATTTTGAAAAAATGCTTTTAGAAAAATCTGACAAGTTCAGGGAATTCAAAAGTGTTGTGGAAACAATTGCTGAGGTAACATTCCATCTTACAGGTTCAGGCTCAACCGTTTTTGCGGTTTTTGACACGAAGAAAGAAGCAGAAAAAGTAAAAAATATCCTGGACAAGTTTAAATTCAGGACTGACCTTGTAAAGTCAATTTAAGGCATATTTATACTCTTAAGGAGTTCACGCGCTTCCTTACAATCAGGATAATATCTTAGCTCTTTCTCTAAATATGCTTTTGCATCTGTAATCTTGCCCTTCCTCAAAAGAATTTCTCCTAAAAGGTAATTTGCAAGCGGATACTTTTCATCAATTGACAGAGTTTTTCTACAGAGTTCCTCTGCTCTCTTTAAATCACCTTCTGCAAATAACACATTTGCATAAGACCATAGTGCATCAGCATTATTAGGATTCTCTTTCAAGACAGATATAAGCAAAACTTCTGCATCCCTAAAATCGCCAAGATGGTAATAAGAAAGGGCAAGACGGACTTTATCCTCGTGTCTTTCACTTACCTTCAAAATGTTTTCATAAATTGAAACCGCTTTTTCATAATTACCCTGTAGATAATAAGTCCAGGCAATTTCTGATAGAACATCAGGATTATCGAACCCGTAATCCTTTAAAGATATATTGAATTCACTCATAGCAGAAGAGTAATTGCCCGAATCTCTTTCTTTTATGCCTTTCAATAAGTGGAATTTATTTTCTATCTTTGCATAAAGAGGTATTCCCTTAAGCCCGTAATTATCAATTGCCTGTATCCTTACATAGTAGTATCCATCTCGTTCAAGAGTCATATTGAGTTTGTTTTGTTTAGTCTTCACAACTTTCAATATATCAGTCATTTCCGGATCTTTTGCAATCATAACTTCGTATTCTCTTGCTTCTTTTATTTCCTCCCAATTGAATTGCAAACTTCCATCGGTTACATTTAAGAAAGTAAAGTTGTAAACAGGGTGGAGCAATTGCAGCACTTTATAACCATGTTTATCTACATATATACCGTAACCTTTTTCGCTAATAACCTTATTAAGTGATACTTTCCCATCAAATACAGAAGTGTTAGAATAATCTTTTTCAGAAACTACATCAAATTCTGTTCCAACATCTACGAATGTGCCATAGTTTGTTGAAACGCTCACTTTTGTGTTCTTTGAAGAAACAGAAGCATCCCCTTTATTTAGGCTAATAGAAATAATACCCTTGTTGCCAAATAGATTTTTGCTAACCTTCTTTATATCAAATGAAGCATTGTTTAATAACTTTATAGTTGTCCCATCTTGAAGAGTTAGAACAGTTAAAACTTCATTCCTTTTAGTAGAGACCTTTTGTGGTAGAATTGGGAAGTAAGCAAGGCTTCCAAAAATAACTAATATTGGCAAGACAAAAAGTAAAAACTTTTTCATTGTATTAAAGCCTCTATTTGCTAATATAACTCTTGGAATAGTGATGATAAAGGTTGTTCCGCTACTCTTTTCGCTTTCAATATCAATGGTGCCTCCGTGTGCGTCAATAATCCTCTTTGCAACAGCAAGACCAATCCCATAGCCTGGTTGCATAAAAGCATTTCTTCCTCTATAAAACTCTTCAAAGATATTTTTAAAATCTTCTTTTGGAATTCCTATACCTGTATCCCTAACTTTTATAACAACAGAGTTTGGTGCGCAACTCAATTCTATGAAAACAGACCCATTCTCTACATTGTACTTAAAGGCATTTTCAATAATATTTTTCAAAGCTTTTTCAATCCAGAACGGATCAATTTCTGCAATACAGGGCTTATCTAAACCAGTCGTTTCTAAGTGTATATTCTTTTTAATATAAAGAGGCGTAACTTTTTTAAGAATTTCACCTATTATTTTACTTATATCTTCTTTCTTTGTTTCGATTTGGAGTCTTTCGCTTACCTTCTCAAGGTCCAAGAACTTTTCAATTGTGTCAATAATTTCCCTGTTAGCAGACTGCCCCTGTTCGATAAGGTAAATTAAATCAGTATTATCCTGAAGCCTTTCTTTCAAAAGTTCATAAACCAGAGATACGGTTGAAAGAGGAGTTTTTAAATCATGGAAAAGGACTCTGTAGTAATTTCTTAACTTTACCTGTTCCTCTACATTAGTTTCAAGTGCTTCTTTCTGGCCGAATATTAAAGATCTTAAGTAAAGTACAAAACTTAATAGTTGTAGAATAGTAAGAATCAAATCCTCGTTCATTGCATTGTCTTTTGCGCCACTTAATATCACAAAATAATCTTTATCAAATTTTCCAAGCCTTATTAATACCTTATCTCCATTTTTTATATACCCTGGCTCGCCACTCTTTGAGAAATTGGTCAATTTTAGTCCTTTTAACTTTTTATCAAGTTCTTCCAGGGAAATTAATTCTGGATTTTTTGAATTGTATAAAGAAGCCTGATTGTTAACATCGTCAATTTCTACTGCAATGACATTGCTACCTTCGAAAATATTTTGAATAAAATTAGCAATATCAAACAAAAGAGAATTTTCAAAAAAATCTTTCTTGAGGATCTGCACCAACTCTTTAAGAACCCCAGTATCATTACTCATAAAGTTTTCTCCATTTTCTTTCTTGGAATATGTCCCCACTTTCTTGCTCTAAATCTAAATGTAGCAAAAAACGCAACAAATGCAAGAAGTTCTTTATAAAAAACGAATTCAAAGAAAGCAAATAATATCAATTTAAAAACATCCTTCAAAGACTCATACCTAACGAAGAGGAGATTATCCATTAGGATACTGCCTATTGTAATAAAAATACCCCATAGAATTGCAACAAAGAAAAAGATAATAGCAAACTGAGTATTTAAGAGTTTAAAAATCAATAGAACTGGAATAAGAACATATCCTATGAATTCTATAATAGGTCCTAAAAATTCCACAAGAATAAAATACGGGAAGCCAACCATACCTACAGTCTTATAGCGTGGATTAAATGACATCCTGAAATTATATAAAAGTACATCAATAAGCCCTCTTCTCCACCGGTCTCTCTGCCTTATAAGGGAACGCCAACTATCCGGTACCTGTGTCCAGCAGACTGGGTCCGGTATGAAAATTATTTTAAACGGAATTTTATTCTCAATACAGTAGCGGTGTAGTCTTACAGTAAAATCCATATCCTCACCTACAGTTTTTCTATATCCGTTTATCCTTATTGCAAGGTCTTTTCTGAATATTCCAAAGGCACCCGAGATAAGAAGAAGTGCTTTTAAGTTCCCTAAAGTTGTTCTTCCAATAAGAAAAGCACGGGTATACTCAATTGTCTGGAAAACCTCAACTGCTTTGGTAGGAGCATGTACTTCTATAACACGCCCTTCTCTTACCTTACATCCATTCAATACTCTTACAATTCCTCCTGCTGCTACAACTTCTTTGTCCTCTAAAAAAACCTCTGATATCCTTAATAGAGACTTTTCTTCCAGAAGAGAATCAGAATCAATTGAACAGAATATGGGATATTTAGAAATATTTATTCCCGCATTTACTGCGTCAAATTTTCCTCCGTTTTCTTTATCTACCACCACAAGATTAGGATAATCCAGAGAAATATAAACACCTTTCACATTTTTAGTATGGATAAATTCTTGATAAGGTCTTGAAACTTTCTTCAGGGAAAAGTTATCAATCAATACCTGCATTGTATTATCAGTTGAACCATCATTTACAACTATGATTTCGAATTCTGGATAATGAAGAGTAAGGAGTGACTTTAGATTTGACACGATTACTTTTTCCTCATTATAGCACGGGACAATGATAGAAATAGGTCTGTACATTTCGCTTTGAAGCATTACTTCATACTCTTCATCAACAATGCTCCTTGACCTTATAAAAAGGAACCTAAAAGACATTAGTAAACTTAATGTGTAAAATGAATTTACAAAGATGAAGTAGAAAAATACGAAATACTGGAAAGTAAAGAGAAAAAAGTGTAAAACGCTACCCAAGATTAGCTCCCTCCAACGCATATCTTGCAATTTCACTTGCAAGACCGATGCCATTCCTTTTTGCTTTTTCTAAAAATTCAATTCCAACTCTTCCAAACTGCAAAAGAGTTTGCGCTGCATTCATTGCTACAGTTGGTTCTGGATCAAAAAGGAGAGAGTAAAGTATGGGGACTATGCTAATATCACAAATGCCTGCAAAGTTTGCAGCAACTGCCCTCACACGCCAATCCTCCATATCCTTTAAATATTGCTTCAGGATGTTGCAACTTACCTCTCCTCCCATCCTTCCAAGCGCCCTTGCAACGGAGATACACATTAAAGGATCATCGGAATTCGCATAACTTGCAATGAGGGGCACTGATTCATAAACCTTTTCTAAACCAAGTGCTTCAAACAATGCTCTTCTGCCTAAACTATCAAGCAATTTGGCATACAAAGAGAGAAACCTCATTCCCTTTTCAGAATTTTGAAATTCTCTAATTCTCCTTATAGCATTTACAAAAACTTGCTCCAAATACTTAAAACCAAGATCCTTAACTTTAGATATTTTTTCATACATAAAGTCTAAGTCATCAATTTCAAGTACAAAAGACAAAGCAAAAACCGCCTTCTTTATAACATATGGGTGCTTCTCAACTTTAAGAAGTTCAACAAGTGGTTGCCGTGCTTCACTTACACGGGTGAACCCAAGCTTTTCTGCATATTTGCCTCTTATGTAAAACCGTCTTGACTTAAGCATCTTAGAAAAATATTCAACATATCCGTTCTTTCTTAGCAAATCCTGAACCTTATTTGCAAAATCACCTCTTAAATTTCTTAGCGTATCCAATAACAAATCACCTACAACCTCATAAGAAAACCTATCTTTAGGAATTTCAAACAAAAGTTCATCATCAAACATCTTGCTTGCTATAATTTCGGTAAATTTTTCTCTTAAATATCGTCTCTTCTTTTCTCTTCTTTCAGTCAAAATTTTATCTATCACAACATATAAAGAGAGAACGCTATCTAATAGTAAAAGTAAGAAAAGGGTAAAAATTATAAAACTCCTGAAATAATGAGATGTTAAAAATACAGGATACATTTCAATCACCAATTAGCCTATCAATTCTAATGAGCAATTCTTCCATACTAAAAGGTTTTCTCAAATAATCATCTGCTCCTAATGCAA
This genomic interval from Caldisericum sp. contains the following:
- a CDS encoding glycosyltransferase family 2 protein, which produces MGSVLHFFLFTFQYFVFFYFIFVNSFYTLSLLMSFRFLFIRSRSIVDEEYEVMLQSEMYRPISIIVPCYNEEKVIVSNLKSLLTLHYPEFEIIVVNDGSTDNTMQVLIDNFSLKKVSRPYQEFIHTKNVKGVYISLDYPNLVVVDKENGGKFDAVNAGINISKYPIFCSIDSDSLLEEKSLLRISEVFLEDKEVVAAGGIVRVLNGCKVREGRVIEVHAPTKAVEVFQTIEYTRAFLIGRTTLGNLKALLLISGAFGIFRKDLAIRINGYRKTVGEDMDFTVRLHRYCIENKIPFKIIFIPDPVCWTQVPDSWRSLIRQRDRWRRGLIDVLLYNFRMSFNPRYKTVGMVGFPYFILVEFLGPIIEFIGYVLIPVLLIFKLLNTQFAIIFFFVAILWGIFITIGSILMDNLLFVRYESLKDVFKLILFAFFEFVFYKELLAFVAFFATFRFRARKWGHIPRKKMEKTL
- a CDS encoding glycerol-3-phosphate acyltransferase, with translation MKILFSFLIGYLLGSFPAAYIITKLKTGQDIREIGTKNMGTGNVFHHVGKVEGLIVLFIDVLKGSLAVIIAIYGFKLPYYIGALSGLFAVLGHVFPIFLNFKGGRGAATTLGVHLTVLFSYLKLDGFYVFIPILIIYLILILVSKSQVVSLFFLYPVYPILLFVFTKDFKLLIVNIIFTVLVEFFGFLNFKREFDRVISMKRSS
- a CDS encoding tetratricopeptide repeat protein; its protein translation is MSNDTGVLKELVQILKKDFFENSLLFDIANFIQNIFEGSNVIAVEIDDVNNQASLYNSKNPELISLEELDKKLKGLKLTNFSKSGEPGYIKNGDKVLIRLGKFDKDYFVILSGAKDNAMNEDLILTILQLLSFVLYLRSLIFGQKEALETNVEEQVKLRNYYRVLFHDLKTPLSTVSLVYELLKERLQDNTDLIYLIEQGQSANREIIDTIEKFLDLEKVSERLQIETKKEDISKIIGEILKKVTPLYIKKNIHLETTGLDKPCIAEIDPFWIEKALKNIIENAFKYNVENGSVFIELSCAPNSVVIKVRDTGIGIPKEDFKNIFEEFYRGRNAFMQPGYGIGLAVAKRIIDAHGGTIDIESEKSSGTTFIITIPRVILANRGFNTMKKFLLFVLPILVIFGSLAYFPILPQKVSTKRNEVLTVLTLQDGTTIKLLNNASFDIKKVSKNLFGNKGIISISLNKGDASVSSKNTKVSVSTNYGTFVDVGTEFDVVSEKDYSNTSVFDGKVSLNKVISEKGYGIYVDKHGYKVLQLLHPVYNFTFLNVTDGSLQFNWEEIKEAREYEVMIAKDPEMTDILKVVKTKQNKLNMTLERDGYYYVRIQAIDNYGLKGIPLYAKIENKFHLLKGIKERDSGNYSSAMSEFNISLKDYGFDNPDVLSEIAWTYYLQGNYEKAVSIYENILKVSERHEDKVRLALSYYHLGDFRDAEVLLISVLKENPNNADALWSYANVLFAEGDLKRAEELCRKTLSIDEKYPLANYLLGEILLRKGKITDAKAYLEKELRYYPDCKEARELLKSINMP
- a CDS encoding HEAT repeat domain-containing protein encodes the protein MYPVFLTSHYFRSFIIFTLFLLLLLDSVLSLYVVIDKILTERREKKRRYLREKFTEIIASKMFDDELLFEIPKDRFSYEVVGDLLLDTLRNLRGDFANKVQDLLRKNGYVEYFSKMLKSRRFYIRGKYAEKLGFTRVSEARQPLVELLKVEKHPYVIKKAVFALSFVLEIDDLDFMYEKISKVKDLGFKYLEQVFVNAIRRIREFQNSEKGMRFLSLYAKLLDSLGRRALFEALGLEKVYESVPLIASYANSDDPLMCISVARALGRMGGEVSCNILKQYLKDMEDWRVRAVAANFAGICDISIVPILYSLLFDPEPTVAMNAAQTLLQFGRVGIEFLEKAKRNGIGLASEIARYALEGANLG
- the ispE gene encoding 4-(cytidine 5'-diphospho)-2-C-methyl-D-erythritol kinase, whose translation is MESKAYAKINLTLEITGEKGDYHTIESVFQKIDLFDVVSVKLSKDDSIIFSESIRNVTSTVHKALELFKKKTNVKENFEIYVEKHIPMGSGLGGGSADGAVALLLLNSIYKNILSVKDLHEIASAVGSDVPFFLYSSTAWVKGIGDIIIEIPNLKEMYFVLVHPRFHFSTKEMYRLYHEYGKYSDGSKTKTLVEVISSGNYDAKTIDKLCYNDFEKMLLEKSDKFREFKSVVETIAEVTFHLTGSGSTVFAVFDTKKEAEKVKNILDKFKFRTDLVKSI
- a CDS encoding competence/damage-inducible protein A is translated as MRIALVIIGDEILDGLREDKNFRIAQNILGKTNKISTVIFVRDNLEELKKTLQCVKDLADVVITSGGLGLTPDDITLKAFSVAFSIELIRNPEKKEVAKKNIERVSAFQYNNFIDELAIGLSGSTPIENPVGVAAGEKIKIDNTTFYILPGVPKEFEAMVKIIANEFKKDLQESKIEYEVNEKEANLIKTLRDLEKKFGIRTASYPPIEQGEKLKIILYGNEIKLKEAKKYFESELKEAQIYFEEKSPSHTS
- a CDS encoding GerMN domain-containing protein codes for the protein MKKKDHGKLVSLLVLIIFVLGILSGIIYIRSKEGETISVNLYFYDPIPRELVPVKQNYTGSVESVARKVFETLKSPQVSSYFPTIPKELTLDYAKFSDGTLTVNILTNGVKKSEKEEYIAFLSLANSLKSINGVKTLKILVDSKESDVFLRYVNINEALTNLTSTLPKFRDVYLYFLTPNLNYLAVEKREILDSPRPEILAMKILSELSYGSNIGLVSLLKPEYIKGIELKSGGLAVVNLSSKINELSLGSSIANLFVLSLVNSLTEIRDINKVSFLVDGNSVDTLFGAVDVSLPILRFNKTGDTSFIVPYYVLDVNGNATYVPVPMPVKTIELTKAFDALKKETNSLKTYLTDVDISKIDLNNYTLKVIITSRKVLSAEEIDYIKNQVFLTAMELPNVNTLDLTIGEEAFILKR
- a CDS encoding amidohydrolase family protein produces the protein MNIIAKGVYVEDRLLKDHGIVVEGGRIKDILPNNEIKEGVKQSIDGFIYPAFIESHAHIGEIANALAHINGEHFDFDDILKEVNKNETSFIFNVNFNKITIEQFKHLFNLDRKIFMQSKDEHSVFVSKKFLKSASINYENIDKDSLGFLGTEFVGIFKDNAINYVKEIKEIKIDESVLKKVEDYFLSRGIVTVTNFDFYMKDYLRNRRIRVVQGIHKDYLEEAIKEGIKTGVGDENFTYGALKVFLDGSLGSQTAKMINDMPFKGLLVMEESALQDVVKRANENGISVAAHAIGSEAVHIALGAFNKFRYLTKLNRIEHLQFIDPQDIPLLRETPFIPSMQPIHAKGDVELYKKYMNRFKYAYAFNTVYKEKGFVIFGSDAPVEDASVLKGLESSVNHPIFKEESLPLAVALKAYTEYAGIYNYVPDRGIIRRNYLADFAILKNEILVDNLLDNEIVATVKGGEIVWMK